A stretch of Lathyrus oleraceus cultivar Zhongwan6 chromosome 6, CAAS_Psat_ZW6_1.0, whole genome shotgun sequence DNA encodes these proteins:
- the LOC127097964 gene encoding fruit protein pKIWI502: protein MSVLSFTPLHPITLHSHAHFSPSPFPMSILRRFNLNFTNHRLRRRFATVSAAVRQDTTVWTPAPLSEIEPAAESLFHVTIDVSDAPDLATSHTRAGQYLQLKVANSPKPSFLAIASPPKLAISRGVFEFLVKSVAGSTAEALCALKKGDVVEITQAMGNGFDISRIDPPEKFGTVLVFATGSGISPIRSLIESGFGAGKRSDVRVYYGARNLQRMAYQDRFKDWESSGVKIVPVLSQPDDTWTGESGFVQAAFKRAKEISNPLSTGAVLCGQKEMAEEVTSILVADGVSAEKILKNF from the exons ATGTCAGTCCTTTCATTCACACCGCTTCACCCTATTACCCTCCACTCCCATGCGCACTTTAGCCCCTCCCCTTTTCCCATGTCCATCCTACGCCGCTTCAATCTAAATTTCACCAACCACCGTCTCCGTCGCCGATTCGCAACCGTATCCGCTGCCGTACGTCAGGACACCACAGTCTGGACTCCGGCTCCTCTTTCCGAGATTGAACCAGCCGCAGAGTCGCTATTCCACGTGACCATCGACGTTTCCGACGCGCCAGATCTTGCCACATCGCACACACGCGCCGGGCAGTATCTTCAGCTTAAAGTCGCAAACTCGCCAAAACCGTCGTTTTTGGCAATTGCATCGCCGCCGAAGCTCGCGATTTCGCGCGGAGTGTTCGAGTTTCTGGTGAAGAGTGTGGCGGGGTCCACTGCAGAAGCGTTGTGTGCGTTGAAGAAAGGTGATGTGGTTGAAATCACTCAGGCTATGGGAAATGGGTTTGATATCAGTCGGATCGACCCGCCCGAGAAATTTGGAACTGTTCTTGTTTTCGCCACTGGATCCGGAATTAG TCCAATTCGGTCACTTATTGAGTCAGGATTTGGTGCTGGCAAGAGGTCTGATGTGAGAGTATATTATGGGGCCAGAAACCTTCAGAGAATGGCTTATCAG GATAGATTTAAAGACTGGGAATCTTCCGGTGTAAAGATTGTGCCTGTATTGTCTCAACCAGATGATACTTGGACCGGAGAAAGTGGCTTTGTACAG GCTGCATTTAAGAGAGCAAAAGAAATATCTAACCCATTGTCAACTGGTGCTGTACTATGTGGACAAAAAGAGATGGCTGAG GAGGTTACATCTATTCTTGTTGCTGATGGAGTATCAGCTGAGAAGATACTAAAGAACTTTTGA